ACAAAAGCGAAAAAcctgaagggagggggaggacaTAAAAACACTGTGGACCAGAACAGTCACCAGCACACCTCTACACGTTCGCGTACCGTCGTTGGACTCTCCGTTCGTCGAGAGCTCAAGAAGACTTGGGGGTGCTCACGCGCCGTCTCGCTCGGTTGGTGCAGATGCTGAAAATCTCGCATCAGGATACAGAGGTGAAGAGCTATCCGAGACCTGAGACAAGATTCACGGGAATAGGCACCAACAACGACAGAGATGGTACCCTGAGACGTTTtgcacagagaaaaaaacacgcGCATATCTTCTTTCCATTCCTTCATTCCCCACAAGATTTCACCGGCACACATccagtgaaagagagaggcactgcacagcccccccccctcctccccacatGTCCCTCCGTACGACTACTTGGGCTCCTAGGCAGAAGGTGGGGACTTCTACTGCTTAAGCGCATtgatgcctctctctgtagaACCGGATGCGGTGGATATGGACGCGCCCTCCACACTCCTATCACGTGGGTATTGCAGTGGGAGTCGAGCGTTCTTGAGGTGATCCTCGAGCATCGCCTCGCGACGGATGCAAAACGCTTTCCTCGTGCACTCTTTACATCCCGGATGGCCcccgaggaggtggcggttgGGGCAGCACCGAGTGCACAGCTGACGACCGCACCAGTCGCAGTTCGTACTTGAGCAGAACCACCCAAAGTACTCTCTACAGTCCTCGCAAAGCTCACGGTCGTGGGGGCGGCTTTCCGCTGGGGCTACCGGGTACTCAACAGGCGGAATAACTGCCTTGATATCATCGGGCACCTCATCATGAGTGCGCAGAGGATTAAGTGATTGTCCCATTTTTAGAGGGCCGAAAGGAGCATCCTCCACTACTCACCACAGACGGCAAAAGGCAAGAAATAAAAATTCGTCAGGACGCGGGTGTGCTAAAGCCAGTAATGAGAGGTGGACAGCAAAGCAAAGCGACCAGTTTGCCTATCGGCGCGGGTTGGAGGTAGTCGGTGTATGTGGATCGCTGACGGGCAATGGTGGTGCAACGATCAGCGAAAGGGAaccacgaaaaaaaaaagaaattAAAAGAGAGGCGGTAAAAAAGCACCAAAGAGAAGTGGGGCGGAGCACAGAACAAACGAAGGAGCGAAGGAACCTGGCAGAACGATGGAGACGGGACAGGCAGGGGCGCgcgtccctcctccttgctgtACAGCGATGGGGAAAAGTGCGTGCAAAGCGCACCGTTCCTCACTCTCCTCTTTTTAACTCAAAGCTGAAGGCGTGGGTGGAAATGCGACACTGCGCAGAAGGCctcgcgcacacgcacacatcccTCTTGGAGTcgtgagagaggaaagggcagAGTAGGTGCCTCTCGATAGGGAAGAAACAACAGAGCTCATCTTcacagcgcacacacataaaCACAGAAGAAATGGAAACATCATCCGCGCTGCAGTGTGGCATCCGTTAAGGAGACTGGCGTGAAGATGTTTGGCCACCGACACCGAGATTATGTAAGGCGAgtgtgtgcactgctgctcctaTACGCTCAAAGCGTTCGTTCTCGTTTCGGTATACCCGCGAGATACGGCTGCCATATCCTCTTTTATGCCTCCACTTATTGGTAGACACGTCCGTGATCTGCCACAGCGCTttgttcctctctcgctgcacccAATGCACAAGAAAAAAGGTATCACGACTCGTGTTAGCGTGTCGACTTCGCCCACGCAGGTTACCTTTGGCTGttccctcacctccccctccccctcgttAACGGCACGTGACTCGATCAGCCAAGCTGGATACTCCTCTGTTTACGCCAGTGTACTGACGCACGCGCCCACTGCGCTTTCTAGGTGACTGGAGCTCTGAACAACAGTACATGCCGAAAAAAGCGGCGATCAAAAGCGCGACAAATTGAGGAGAGATGCAGCAAAGTCAACGAGAACAGGACGTGCCGAAATTGGCACCCGTTGGCCGCGCCTTGCACACCACTGTCGCCATTAGAGAGGTGAAGCAAAACTGCGCCAGGCGGGgacaacagaaaaaaaagaagaaacggCAGCTGAGTAAACGTGTTCCGGGCGGTACGACGCGACACCGGGCAGACTTTCTTCCAGGCGTGCTCTGCGAGATAAAtcaccccccaaaaaaatCGTCTTCTCGTCAACGCGTCCATCCCAGCAGCCAAACTCGTCCGCAATCAGAGTcgcacaccaccacgccCCGCGCATACCCccagcggcgccacggcTGAGGCCTCggtcgtcgaggaggagccaCCCAGCAGTCAAATTGGGCCATGCGCCCCACAGACGCTTCACGTCCTTCCCTCACATGCATGCCGCACGGTCGGCGCCACACGGGCCTGGGCGGACTGCACGCCTCGATCCAAGCGGGCCGCgtccagggtcctgctcgagGGCGAAGGCGGCCGCGCCTGTCGCGGCGGCAACAGGAAGCGGGCTAGGTGCACGCTGGATGTGCCCAGGGAGGAAGTGGGACAGCTGCAGGTCAGCGCCCTCGGCGACCCTGCACCCCCTCCGCACACCATGACATCGCCTGGTGACGCCTCACATCGGAGTCTGGAGGGCTCCATGGTGCAGTCCGCGGTGCtcccgccacgccgccggcatccgtgctgcgccagccCGTCCGGTCGGACGTAGGAGACGCCGCGCACATCCACTGTGAGGCTGATCGATATGGATCCCTCCGCACCTGCCCTGCCCAGCGACCTTGCCCCTCTGACCACCGCATGCCTTGTGGGGGTGTGATACACCATGCCAGCTGGGCCCggcagcgtgtgcgcatAGTGCCCGCGCGTCCAGCTCGTGGGGCCTGTGCTTCAGGGCGACGCTGTCTCCTGATGAGAAACGCGAAATAATCACGGCGCACGTCCACAATACACGCCACGCGAAAGCGACGGCACGAAGACTTCAGtgcgaggaaaagaaagcagcaaAAGAAAGTGAGTCAGGACAGTCGTAACTTACCGAAATAAACGAGGGAAACAGAAAGGGCAAAAAGTGTAGCCGCGTACGCATGCGCCAGTGCGTGTGCTACGCCTCTACccgcgccttcttcttgtcgttgCCCTTTctcggagaagagaaagcctctccaccttcatcgccgccgccttcgctggagtcgtcgtcgccgtcgaccTCGTcgttgcgctgccgccgcgtgcgGGGGTCAACAGCCTCGTAGCGCCATGAAGCGCACAAGTcgagcgcctccagctcagATAACTTATcatcccctgctgctgcgggagcTGTTCCTTCCTCGGCAGCGGGGCCGCACATGATGGCCTTGATGCGTTCCTCCAGGTACGGCACTCGTATAggcagctcctgcacctccACAGGGATATTGGCATTGAAGCTGCATGTCTTGGGCAACTCCGTCGTGGGGGACGCCACGACGCACAGGTGCAGAAATGACACGCGGCCGTTGCGTTTCAGTACAAACCCAGTGGTCTCGTTGCTGCTTACCATGGCTACGGGCCTAGCGTCCAGTGGCGTGCGGGTGGCGGACACCATTGCCGGATGCATAGCGTAGGTACCCACGTTGTCAAAGATGGGCACAAAGAAGATCTCGCTGCTCCGCTCATACGCGATGAGGACGCCGCGCGGGCAGTCGCGCGGGTGGCGCGGGTTACCAAAGCTATCTATACTGCTTGTGAGCACCGTCATCCCTACGACGGGGCCGAAGTTCTCCGGTTGGCCACCTGGGGCGCGAGGATGGAAAGTGCTGATCAGGTGAAACGTCTCGCTGTTGCTCTCCACCGGGACGTTGTTCTTGGCAGCCCAGAAGCACACGTCGCCGGCGTGGGTGCCAGTCGCGTAGTACGAATACGGTGCGCTCAGCGACTTGTTGGGCCTCTTGACGCAGGATGCACCGTAATGGTACGAGGAGCCGTACAGCGCCGCATCCTCTGCGCAGGCGATCTCGGCCACGCACGTGACGGGTGACTGCACGGCGCTGTGCGTCCACAGAAACTGATCCACCACATATGTCTCAGGGTAACGACTGACACGCACGTGGCAATCCTTGTCGCACGTGAACAAGCGACGGCACGCCAcaccgctgcgctcctcGGAGGCCGCCACCGGTTCGATTCGCGGCACGGGCGCAGTGAGGTAGAGGGTGGAAATTGTACTGAAGTGCTGCAACAGAAACACAGCGGGCTTCGTTGCGTCACCGTCCACTTCGATCGTGTGCGATGGTGACCAGCTCAAGCGAATGCGGTAAACCTCGCCAAACTTGTCGGCATACACAATTGTCCCCTCCGAGCAGGTAGCCAGCGAGGTGATGCGCTTCGTGTGCGGCCCGTACTGGTACGACGGCTTCCAATACTCTGCCTTGGCTAGCTGGCTCTTCTTGAACGACGCCGGCCCTGCGTTTGTCGTAGACTTCCTGcgcgcctcgctgcccatGAGGTCTGCGGTGTCCGTCCTGCCCTCGTCATCGTCTTCGTCCGATGAGTTCTGAAGTGCATTCGGGTTGTTCTGCTTCCTCGACGACACATTGTACACGTTGATAAACTTCTTGTCCCCTGCGCTCAGAACGCACAGAGGGCCATCAGGGATTTGCAAGAAAGCCACCGCGCGCACGATCTGCCCGTCATCGACCATGACGGAATTGTGTGGCGACGGTGTTGTGTCATCGCCAAGGGGATACCGACCAATGATAAGCTTTGTCCCAAACCCTATCGCGACAGCTTTGCGTGGCAACGTTGCCACACTGAGTGAGGACGCGTCATTCAAGTTGCGCGGCATTGCGCTGACTAAAGTTCCTTGATCCTTTCTTGGCTTCGCGAGTGACTGCTTCGCGTGGCTATGCAggcctgtgtgtctgctgacgtctgtgtgggtggggggaggggagtcATCAAGAAGGGGGTAGATGcgtgcgaaagagagaggcgaacagCCAAAGAACAAAAtagggagaagagggcagcagcagcagcagcggctggcgcCTGACCCTTTTCCTTGGTCActgtttgcttgtttctgTGCGCTCTTGAAGCATCCTTCTTCGACTGTATAAAACGCTGGATACGCTGAAGGAGAACCGCAGCGGAGGCACAACAGGGACGTGCGTAATGTGGATGAAATAGCAAACCGATGGCATGCAGAAGAAGCCGCAGAGGGCAGAGCGTATGAAAAGCACAACCAACACATCCATATTTTACTCACACACGGTGCAACACCGTGTGGGATACGCATTGTCACTAACACGATCGAAGCTTTCTGCTACGTTACAATGTGGTTTGTCCTCTTCAGAGtatcctcctccactctctccctcccccacccccatctTCCAGTAATAGTGTCACCCTGGGCTTTTCTGCTTTGTAAAACTTTCTGAGCGGCTTCTGCTCGGTCTGgtttttccttctccagtAGGCATCGaggcaggcggcggtggcgcaacGCACTACAAGCGCTGAATGGCCGTTTTGAGAGTACGAAAGCGACACGGAGCATTCAAAGGTTAGCCGACAACTATCATCTACACACCTCGGGTAAGGGGGGGCGACACTGCTCTTCGTAGCTCCCGTTTTACCTCAGTGAATAAGGAAGTGGGTGTCCGGCAGGACGGCACCACCTCAGCTTTCCTTTCTGCCGTTGATGAGCTGTGCAAGTTCAAGCACCAGTTGGTCGTCCATACGTTCATCTTCGACCTTGcggaactgctgctgcagcttcgccgcctcgtgttcatgcagctgccgctggatGCGATCCACATACATGCGAGATGCCACGGAGCGGGAGCCGGACATGACATAGCCCAGTTTCTCTGCAGCCGCGATCTCCTCAGCAGTTTGCCCCACCTCGCCACGACGTGGGGCTCGCTTAAACTGGCTGAGAAACTCCGCGCGAGTCATCTGCGACGGGTGCTTGGCAGCAACCGTATCGGCACTGCCGGCAACGCCTGTCACAGCGTCGGCATCGCGCCCACCGCTCTCGTCTGCGTCCGCTGACGCTCGCGGACCCTTGTGCCCTGGAAGCTGAATTGTGAACTCATCATCACTGTCGCCGTTGTCATTGCGGATCTGGTGGCCACGCGACAGCTGCGAGTTGTTCGCCAGAGGAGACTCATCAGCGAATTGAACCCGTTTACGACTCACGCCAGGCTGGCCTCGGGTCTCGTCCGGTTGGGTCCGCCTTGTGGGCACGGTCGCGGCTACCACCGGAGCATGCTTGACGAGATCGCGATGCTGGGCCTTGGCCTTGGCCACTATCTTTGCGAGGGCGCTCTTCGCCACTGCAGGGGTGTGTCCAGTGGGGCCAGTCCCTTCACTGCGGTTAGTCTTCCGTGGCGGCTCACCGGACACCTCGGCGGGATCTGCCACGGCAGGAGAAAGCGAAGCTAACATAAGCCCGGAACTCGTCGCTAGCGCCTCGGCATCGGTCACTGGGGCCAGAGTAGGGCCGTCAGCACCTTCCGGGGCGCTGTCAGTAGTGGAAGCTGATCGATAGGGGTATCCGGTGGCGTGGAGAACAGCAGAAATGTACTCGCGAATTTCATTGGCCCGTTGCAGCGAGACTGCCTCAGTCTGACTGGGAGTTAGAGAGCTTTGTTCACTGCTCTCCTCCGTCGACGACGCAGTGTCATTGCGGGGCCGGCGTCGACGCTgctcacggcggcggcgcagctgaatAAAATTAGACTGCCACAACCAAAATCCCTGCATGCTATACGTGTTCTCTTCGAGGCTACAGCACATCAGCTGTTCCATCTCATCCCCAGACGGAAAATCTGCAGGTGAGGTGGCCGCCGTGGCCAGAGCCCAAATACTACTGCTCATTGAGTACTGtcacgagaaagagagaaggggggaggcttTTAAAGCAGCGCAAAGCCGGCCATGCAGTGATgacccgcacgcacacacgcaaagagagcggagaggaagaaaaaaaaactcgCGTGAGGGAGGAGTACAGTTGAGAAAGCGGAAGCAATAgaggtgcgcatgtgtgcgttTACAGGAAAGAAGAGTTGCGAAGGAGGGGGCAAAAGAGAAGCTGAGATGCAGAGagtgaggtggagagggacaTCGTCGCCCAATAGTGAAAGACAGCTCACACGTAAAAGAACAGACCTACTCGACACGAtacgccagcgctgcagcgctacgGTGAGCTCGCAGCCTAGCTATGCACACCAGCAACGGCTACTTTACCCCGCCGCTATACTGTCGCCACAGAAGATGATGAAAAGGACACGAAAGGTGCACGCAAAAGTCGCGCTTAGATAGCGATAGATGAACTGTGCTCTCAGTGATTTTTTCTTCGTCCAGACATGCGCCCTTGAACTGCACAGTGCAAGTGACACATGTAATACACACTAATGCAGTAGACGGCGGCACGTTGCCAGCCGTTGCCAGACACAGAAAGGTGGCGCAACCGCATCGGCAGTAGCAGCCCCCATCATCGAccacgacagcggcgaaggGAGCAAGGGAGCAGCGAGTGGCAGAAGCAAAGATCCCGGGGGAGTATGGCGACCATCTGCGTCAAAAGATGCCCAGTGCCGCTACCaaagggcaaaaaaaaaacgaaagaaaacgTGGGGCCGGTAAGGCAGGAAGGTGACGGAAAGCGAACAGTGTGCACTCGTACAAGCACATAAACCCTTCTGTCGGAACCCAAGAGACTACCCTCTAATGCTCCTCAAGGCTCCCAtccttctcgctctgcacctcgctcaccGTACCTGGGCTGTTCACTGGCGCCCCTTCAGCTACTGATGTTGCTGCCACGCCTACTAACAAGGCACGTCGCAGTGTTTCGGACACGCGCAAGCTCTCAATAAActccagcacctcttccTGTGACAAGCGCACCACGCTCTTCGTGTTGATGGGTAGCGACGCCATCGAAACCTCGTCCGAGGTTGCTGCCggagcggtgctgcgcttcAGCTCTGTTGCCACCCCTGTGCTCTTCATCTTTTGGGGTGGCTCGAGCGGCCTGGCGGTGGCTTGGTTGTCTGCTGGAGCGGAAGCCGCCGTAGAGTCGCGGCTGCGCTTCGCGCCGGCGACGCACGTCTTTCCGTGCGGTGCACTGTCCTCTGCAGTGTCGTCACCCGTCGCGACCTCATAGTCAGCGCCATGGGTTGCGGAGGAAGTGAAGTGCCGCTGGTCGGCAGAGGCCGCACTCACCACAGTGGTCATCAATGACGGATTCACGAGAGAACCACTCACAACCGTCGGCAAGGGACGCGTAGCTGATAGATCCCTGACAGGCCGCATCTTCTTCTTCCGTATGGTGATGTGGCCGTTCTCGAGAACtaggtcgtcgtcgtcgttgacCCACGTGCGAGTAGTGCTGGCAGTACCGGGCGGATGAGTCGCCGGTGCGACCTCAGAAGTGGGCCTATTCATGTCAGGGGCGACCGCGCGGCTCTCTGGTCTCGTCTCATCGTTGACCGTATCAAACCTTTTCATGCTCTTTGAtgccttctcctttgccttgcCATTGTCTGTGCTTCTGCGAggctc
The window above is part of the Leishmania panamensis strain MHOM/PA/94/PSC-1 chromosome 33 sequence genome. Proteins encoded here:
- a CDS encoding hypothetical protein (TriTrypDB/GeneDB-style sysID: LpmP.33.0610), with amino-acid sequence MEQLMCCSLEENTYSMQGFWLWQSNFIQLRRRREQRRRRPRNDTASSTEESSEQSSLTPSQTEAVSLQRANEIREYISAVLHATGYPYRSASTTDSAPEGADGPTLAPVTDAEALATSSGLMLASLSPAVADPAEVSGEPPRKTNRSEGTGPTGHTPAVAKSALAKIVAKAKAQHRDLVKHAPVVAATVPTRRTQPDETRGQPGVSRKRVQFADESPLANNSQLSRGHQIRNDNGDSDDEFTIQLPGHKGPRASADADESGGRDADAVTGVAGSADTVAAKHPSQMTRAEFLSQFKRAPRRGEVGQTAEEIAAAEKLGYVMSGSRSVASRMYVDRIQRQLHEHEAAKLQQQFRKVEDERMDDQLVLELAQLINGRKES
- a CDS encoding hypothetical protein (TriTrypDB/GeneDB-style sysID: LpmP.33.0600), whose amino-acid sequence is MPRNLNDASSLSVATLPRKAVAIGFGTKLIIGRYPLGDDTTPSPHNSVMVDDGQIVRAVAFLQIPDGPLCVLSAGDKKFINVYNVSSRKQNNPNALQNSSDEDDDEGRTDTADLMGSEARRKSTTNAGPASFKKSQLAKAEYWKPSYQYGPHTKRITSLATCSEGTIVYADKFGEVYRIRLSWSPSHTIEVDGDATKPAVFLLQHFSTISTLYLTAPVPRIEPVAASEERSGVACRRLFTCDKDCHVRVSRYPETYVVDQFLWTHSAVQSPVTCVAEIACAEDAALYGSSYHYGASCVKRPNKSLSAPYSYYATGTHAGDVCFWAAKNNVPVESNSETFHLISTFHPRAPGGQPENFGPVVGMTVLTSSIDSFGNPRHPRDCPRGVLIAYERSSEIFFVPIFDNVGTYAMHPAMVSATRTPLDARPVAMVSSNETTGFVLKRNGRVSFLHLCVVASPTTELPKTCSFNANIPVEVQELPIRVPYLEERIKAIMCGPAAEEGTAPAAAGDDKLSELEALDLCASWRYEAVDPRTRRQRNDEVDGDDDSSEGGGDEGGEAFSSPRKGNDKKKARVEA
- a CDS encoding hypothetical protein (TriTrypDB/GeneDB-style sysID: LpmP.33.0590); this translates as MGQSLNPLRTHDEVPDDIKAVIPPVEYPVAPAESRPHDRELCEDCREYFGWFCSSTNCDWCGRQLCTRCCPNRHLLGGHPGCKECTRKAFCIRREAMLEDHLKNARLPLQYPRDRSVEGASISTASGSTERGINALKQ